In Oryza brachyantha chromosome 1, ObraRS2, whole genome shotgun sequence, the following are encoded in one genomic region:
- the LOC102700020 gene encoding succinate dehydrogenase subunit 4, mitochondrial, producing the protein MASRLLTRSKALALALSRADAAAPPAAGPAAGAQWLRALSSLPRDPAAAAAPAPRQSAVGSPLGLPKIPGYEQASRLSGKQVLPRWFSTGISNGSSAQKEGATTKVTAFSPLEASIAKPRSGPLTAESWKVKRTELLTQATYYMIPTLLLVSKNSISTSLLVASVFHQVYMFYKEILLDYVHHDITRKWVLIYFKILLIIMAKETIVNFDLF; encoded by the exons atggcGTCGCGGCTCCTGACCCGATCCAAAGCCCTAGCGCTCGCCCTGTCCCGCGCCGACGCGGCCGCaccgccggcagcggggcccgccgccggagcgcaGTGGCTCCGCGCGCTGTCCTCCCTCCCCCGCgatccggccgccgccgccgccccggcgccgcgccaGTCGGCCGTGGGGTCCCCTCTCGGCCTCCCCAAG ATTCCAGGATATGAACAGGCATCTCGACTCAGTGGTAAACAAGTATTGCCTCGTTGGTTTTCTACTGGAATATCCAATGGATCTTCTGCTCAGAAG GAGGGAGCCACCACAAAGGTAACAGCATTCAGCCCATTAGAAGCAAGTATTGCCAAACCCAGGAGCGGTCCATTGACAGCTGAAAGCTGGAAAGTGAAGCGGACTGAGTTACTAACACAAGCTACATATTACATGATCCCAACTCTGCTGCTTGTGTCAAAGAACAGCATCAGTACGTCTCTTCTGGTTGCATCAGTATTCCATCAAGTCTACATGTTCTACAAGGAGATCTTACTGGACTACGTCCACCACGATATCACCAGGAAGTGGGTTTTGATATACTTCAAGATTCTCCTGATAATCATGGCCAAGGAAACAATAGTCAACTTTGATTTATTCTAA
- the LOC102722166 gene encoding putative glutaredoxin-C2 → MAERVARLSSQRAVVIFAASNCFMCHAVKTLFSDLGVSWAVHEVDKDPNGKDVEGALARMVGRTPPVPAVFIGGKLVGPTDQVMSLHLAGKLVPLLREAGALWL, encoded by the coding sequence ATGGCGGAGAGGGTGGCGAGGCTGTCGTCGCAGCGGGCGGTGGTGATCTTCGCGGCGAGCAACTGCTTCATGTGCCACGCCGTGAAGACGCTCTTCTCCGACCTCGGCGTGAGCTGGGCGGTGCACGAGGTGGACAAGGACCCCAACGGGAAGGACGTCGAGGGGGCGCTCGCCCGCATGGTCGGCCGcacgccgccggtgccggccGTCTTCATCGGCGGCAAGCTCGTCGGCCCCACCGACCAGGTCATGTCGCTGCACCTCGCCGGCAAGCTCGTCCCGCTCCTCCGTGAAGCCGGCGCCCTCTGGCTCTGA
- the LOC102722444 gene encoding receptor-like cytoplasmic kinase 185 produces the protein MSCFLCFGSAQDGEAKKPVADAKDPRKDGSADRGVSRVGSDKSRSHGGLDSKKDVVIHREGNNQNIAAQTFTFRELAAATKNFRQDCLLGEGGFGRVYKGRLETGQAVAVKQLDRNGLQGNREFLVEVLMLSLLHHTNLVNLIGYCADGDQRLLVYEFMPLGSLEDHLHDLPPDKEPLDWNTRMKIAAGAAKGLEYLHDKASPPVIYRDFKSSNILLGEGFHPKLSDFGLAKLGPVGDKTHVSTRVMGTYGYCAPEYAMTGQLTVKSDVYSFGVVFLELITGRKAIDNTKPQGEQNLVAWARPLFKDRRKFPKMADPMLQGRFPMRGLYQALAVAAMCLQEQATTRPHIGDVVTALSYLASQTYDPNAPVQHSRSNSSTPRARNLAGWNDDRRSVRSPNHHSPDLRREAARSSRAEVSRTSSTGDSGRRSGLDDLDMTGSQMGSPAQTGRKRETSRTADRQRAIAEAKMWGENSRERKQPNGHGSFDSTNE, from the exons ATGAGCTGCTTCCTGTGCTTCGGATCGGCCCAGGACGGGGAGGCCAAGAAgcccgtcgccgacgccaagGACCCGCGCAAGGACGGCTCCGCGGATCGCGGGGTGTCCAGGGTCGGATCAG ATAAATCAAGATCACATGGTGGATTAGATTCCAAGAAGGATGTAGTCATCCATAGAGAGGGGAACAACCAAAATATTGCGGCACAGACATTCACTTTTCGTGAGCTTGCTGCTGCCACTAAGAACTTCAGACAAGATTGCCTATTGGGCGAGGGAGGTTTTGGCCGTGTATATAAAGGACGCCTGGAGACTGGGCAG GCTGTTGCTGTGAAGCAACTTGATCGCAATGGACTTCAAGGAAATAGAGAATTTCTGGTTGAGGTTCTCATGCTCAGTCTTCTACATCATACTAACCTGGTCAATTTAATTGGCTATTGTGCTGATGGAGACCAACGCCTTCTTGTTTATGAATTTATGCCGTTGGGATCACTGGAAGACCATTTGCATG ATTTGCCACCTGATAAGGAACCTCTTGACTGGAACACACGGATGAAGATAGCTGCAGGTGCGGCTAAGGGCTTAGAATACCTACATGACAAAGCAAGCCCACCGGTTATTTATCGGGATTTCAAATCATCAAACATTCTTCTTGGTGAAGGATTTCATCCCAAGCTGTCTGATTTTGGTCTTGCAAAACTTGGTCCAGTTGGTGACAAGACCCATGTTTCAACACGTGTAATGGGAACTTATGGCTACTGTGCCCCAGAATATGCAATGACTGGGCAGCTCACAGTGAAATCTGATGTCTATAGCTTCGGTGTCGTTTTCCTTGAACTGATTACAGGACGCAAAGCAATTGACAACACAAAGCCCCAGGGGGAGCAAAACCTAGTGGCATGG GCTCGTCCACTGTTCAAGGACCGCAGGAAGTTTCCTAAAATGGCTGATCCAATGCTCCAAGGTCGCTTCCCTATGAGGGGCCTATATCAAGCTTTAGCTGTTGCTGCCATGTGTTTACAAGAGCAAGCCACCACTCGCCCGCATATAGGAGATGTGGTCACTGCACTCTCATATCTAGCTTCTCAGACATACGATCCCAATGCCCCTGTTCAACATAGCAGAAGCAATTCATCAACTCCTAGGGCCAGAAATCTAGCTGGGTGGAATGATGATCGCCGCAGCGTGCGCTCGCCAAATCATCATTCTCCAGATTTGAGGAGGGAAGCTGCCAGGTCATCCAGAGCAGAGGTTAGCAGGACTAGTTCTACTGGTGATTCTGGCCGGAGATCAGGATTGGATGATTTAGACATGACAGGGTCACAGATGGGTAGTCCAGCTCAAacaggaagaaaaagagaaacctCAAGAACCGCTGACAGACAGCGTGCTATTGCAGAAGCCAAAATGTGGGGGGAGAATTCAAGAGAACGGAAGCAGCCAAATGGTCATGGCAGCTTTGATAGTACAAATGAGTAA
- the LOC102722724 gene encoding lipase-like, translated as MERRGLLRTALLVCLILVCSGREFTIQGHPPSAIYNPKLAKTLVEYASAIYTADLTQLFTWTCNRCGDLIEGFEMMEIVVDVENCLQAYVGFASDINAVIVVFRGTQENSIQNWIEDLLWKQLDLDYPGMPEAMVHRGFYSAYHNTTIRDGVVNGIQKTRKLFGDVPIMVTGHSMGGAMASFCALDLVVNYGLDGVQLMTFGQPRIGNAAFASFFKKYLPHAIRVTHGHDIVPHLPPYFSFFPQKTYHHFPREVWVHNVGLESLVYSVEQICDDSGEDPSCCRSVSGNSVQDHIYYLGVSMHAEAWSSCRIVMDYSRLRYQMDINGNIVLSKHPGLSGDLEHSDQ; from the exons ATGGAGCGGCGCGGGTTACTGAGGACGGCTCTTTTGGTGTGCTTGATTCTGGTTTGCTCCGGGAGAG AATTTACGATTCAAGGTCATCCCCCAAGTGCCATATATAACCCGAAGCTTGCCAAGACACTTGTGGAATATGCTTCTGCT ATCTATACTGCTGATTTGACGCAATTGTTTACTTGGACATGCAATAGATGCGGTGACCTGATTGAG GGGTTTGAAATGATGGAGATCGTTGTAGATGTGGAGAACTGCTTGCAG GCATATGTTGGTTTTGCTAGTGATATCAATGCTGTCATTGTTGTATTTAGAGGAACTCAAGAGAACAG CATTCAGAACTGGATAGAGGACTTGCTATGGAAACAACTTGATCTTGACTACCCTGGCATGCCTGAAGCAATG GTACATCGAGGGTTTTATTCTGCTTATCATAACACAACAATACGTGATGGAGTTGTCAATGGTATTCAGAAGACTCGAAAATTGTTTGGGGATGTTCCAATCATGGTAACAGGGCATTCAATGGGTGGAGCTATGGCTTCATTTTGTGCGCTTGATCTTGTT gtGAACTATGGGCTAGATGGTGTGCAGCTAATGACGTTCGGGCAGCCTCGTATTGGCAATGCTGCTTTTGCTTCCTTTTTCAAGAAATACTTGCCCCACGCAATTCGAGTTACTCATGGTCATGATATCGTGCCTCATTTGCCACCATACTTCTCGTTCTTCCCACAGAAGACCTACCATCATTTCCCAAGAGAG GTATGGGTTCATAACGTCGGACTAGAAAGCCTAGTGTACTCAGTAGAGCAGATATGTGATGATTCCGGCGAAGACCCATCATGCTGCAG GTCTGTGAGTGGGAACAGCGTGCAAGACCACATATACTACCTCGGCGTCAGCATGCACGCGGAAGCATGGAGCTCCTGCAGGATCGTCATGGACTACAGCAGGCTGCGTTACCAGATGGACATCAATGGCAACATCGTCTTGTCAAAGCATCCTGGTCTGTCAGGTGACCTAGAACACAGTGACCAATGA
- the LOC102700301 gene encoding probable serine/threonine-protein kinase kinX has product MHAFCHVHACIYFPVLSLQNSCVSYILSSPSSSPPPRRRRPAADMGCGGSKEAVATGNTTVGSSGRCSRRLFRRKSSAVATAVPSHAPPSDEASAVVFKESLHEEVVVTDAKDKPSNDKAIKEEKEVEESNNAAAADVVVVKDTSVVIVETTTKTSTTAKATPAPAPVKKIVEEKKEEEAKKDETIECNQEAAIDTEEKATPTNVDAIVEKKEEIVPMEEEPAKEKEAITDAKNDAASTENVAAVDETKNDDEAVIAKASTEEPVEESNDQIAAVEEKDDEGDDEEMANEENDDETALTEDDDEQANDDDQSVTFAVAAVTEDDEGSVTFPGARARPVADAGEVHDDDSSVTFPAAAPVAEETSLVEEPEQPKPSDNEVKNEAELPEVAAVDEVVTGVDQEEEEEEAKEETANVEEIMPEKEDIKVEEEEVIIVSQETTKVDEIKVEQEEIIVSQETQEEISTAISRDEDGESNGEQNINLEEATTTEQEKGEEQVVITTDKKNDEQEQEASAAPTEPPLN; this is encoded by the exons atgcatgcattttgccacgtccatgcatgcatatattttcCGGTCCTCTCTCTGCAAAATTCTTGTGTCTCCTACATtctctcctcgccgtcgtcgtcgcctcctcctcgacgtcgccggccggccgccgacaTGGGTTGCGGTGGCTCCAAAGAAGCTGTGGCCACCGGCAACACCACCGTCGGCTCCAGCGGCAGGTGCAGCCGCCGTCTCTTCCGGCGCAAGTccagcgccgtcgccaccgccgtcccgtctcacgcgccgccgtccgacGAGGCCTCGGCCGTCGTTTTCAAGGAGAGTCTCCACGAAGAGGTGGTGGTCACCGATGCCAAGGACAAGCCGTCGAACGATAAGGCCATCAAAGAGGAGAAGGAGGTCGAGGAGAGCAacaatgccgccgccgcagatgTGGTCGTCGTCAAGGACACCAGCGTGGTGATcgtcgagacgacgacgaagacgtcgacgacggccaaggcgacgccggcgccggcgcccgtgAAGAAGATCGTTGAGGAgaagaaagaggaggaggccaagAAGGATGAGACCATCGAGTGCAATCAAGAAGCGGCCATTGACACAGAGGAGAAGGCGACACCGACCAATGTGGATGCCATTGTTGAGAAGAAAGAGGAGATCGTACCAATGGAGGAGGAACCCGCCAAGGAAAAGGAAGCGATCACCGATGCCAAGAACGATGCCGCATCAACCGAGaatgtcgccgccgtcgatgagACCAAGAACGACGATGAGGCTGTCATTGCCAAGGCATCGACGGAGGAGCCCGTCGAGGAGAGCAACGATCAGATCGCAGCCGTCGAGGAGAAAGACGACGAGGGTGACGACGAAGAAATGGCGAACGAAGAGAACGACGACGAGACGGCGTTAACcgaggatgacgacgagcAGGCCAACGATGACGACCAAAGCGTCACATTCGCGGTTGCCGCCGTCACTGAGGACGACGAAGGCAGTGTCACCTTCCCCGGTGCCCGTGCCCGGCcggtcgccgacgccggcgaggtccaTGACGACGACAGTAGCGTCACCTTCCCGGCCGCTGCACCGGTGGCCGAGGAGACATCGTTAGTGGAAGAACCAGAGCAGCCTAAGCCTTCTGACAACGAGGTGAAAAACGAGGCAGAGCTACCGGAGGTTGCTGCCGTCGACGAGGTGGTGACCGGAGTTGatcaggaagaagaagaagaagaggccaAGGAGGAGACAGCCAACGTCGAGGAGATCATGCCCGAAAAGGAGGACATCAaggtcgaggaggaggaggtgatcATCGTGTCCCAGGAGACAACAAAAGTTGACGAGATCAAGGTCGAACAGGAGGAGATCATCGTCTCCCAGGAGACACAGGAGGAGATATCCACTGCCATTTCGAGAGATGAGGATG GGGAGTCGAATGGGGaacaaaacattaatttgGAGGAGGCCACAACAACGGAgcaagaaaaaggagaggagcAGGTAGTCATCACCACGGACAAAAAGAATGAcgaacaagaacaagaagccAGCGCCGCTCCAACTGAGCCGCCGCTGAATTGA
- the LOC102723001 gene encoding vesicle-associated protein 2-2-like, protein MGQDLAEIHPRELQFTFEVKKQSSCTVHLVNKSNEYVAFKVKTTSPKRYCVRPNTGVILPRSTCDFTVTMQAQRTAPPDMQLKDKFLVQTTVVPYGTSDEDLVPSFFSKETGRYIEESKLRVVLVSASHPFEEQPTNGIPNTEAAVEVPLKEVLNVRNEVPVTEREVHPPLETDPVIIPAPHYSVKEAPILREVPVHISPVRETPILREVPAPVSPVRETPIPREAPAPVSPVKETAILREVPTPLKETPVILTESPPPPRDTPSVTVESIHPLEQNLASLKESPLEETLPKAAVILSEQGAVNVQSRQLSHVTEDVQNLKSKLNNLELKLEEAGKMIIKLREESRTTTQERDKLQQEMVFLRKKGTPRSQVGFPLLFVVYVALLGTSLGYLLRL, encoded by the exons ATGGGCCAGGACCTCGCGGAGATCCACCCGCGCGAGCTCCAGTTCACCT TTGAGGTGAAGAAGCAAAGTTCATGTACAGTCCATCTTGTCAACAAATCCAATGAATATGTTGCATTCAAG GTTAAAACAACATCTCCTAAAAGATATTGTGTTCGACCAAATACTGGGGTTATCCTTCCAAGATCGACATGTGATTTCACAG TTACCATGCAAGCACAACGTACTGCTCCACCAGACATGCAATTAAAAGACAAATTTTTGGTGCAGACGACAGTTGTCCCTTATGGAACATCAGATGAGGATCTTGTTCCTTCTTTT ttttcCAAAGAAACTGGCAGATATATTGAGGAAAGTAAATTGAGGGTTGTCCTTGTTAGTGCATCTCATCCTTTTGAAGAGCAGCCGACTAATGGAATTCCAAACACTGAGGCAGCTGTTGAAGTTCCTTTGAAGGAGGTGTTGAACGTTAGAAATGAAGTACCAGTTACAGAGAGAGAGGTTCATCCCCCTCTGGAAACAGACCCAGTTATTATTCCTGCACCCCACTACTCTGTCAAGGAGGCTCCAATCCTGAGAGAAGTTCCTGTGCACATTTCCCCTGTCAGGGAGACTCCAATCCTGAGAGAAGTTCCTGCACCCGTTTCCCCTGTCAGGGAGACTCCAATCCCGAGAGAAGCCCCTGCACCTGTTTCCCCGGTCAAGGAGACTGCAATCCTGAGAGAAGTTCCTACGCCATTGAAGGAGACACCTGTTATATTGACAGAATCTCCGCCCCCTCCAAGAGATACGCCTTCTGTTACTGTGGAATCTATCCATCCTTTGGAACAAAACCTAGCAAGTTTGAAGGAATCTCCTCTAGAAGAAACTCTTCCAAAAGCAGCTGTCATATTAAGTGAGCAAGGGGCTGTCAATGTGCAGAGTCGTCAACTATCCCAT GTAACGGAAGATGTTCAGAACCTGAAGTCAAAGCTTAACAATCTCGAACTAAAATTGGAAGAG GCTGGAAAGATGATAATAAAGCTGAGAGAAGAGAGCAGAACTACCACCCAGGAGCGGGATAAGTTACAGCAGGAAATG GTGTTTTTACGAAAGAAGGGGACCCCAAGGAGTCAAGTTGGTTTCCCCCTGCTGTTTGTGGTTTATGTGGCGCTTCTTGGTACTTCTCTCGGTTACCTCCTGCGCCTATGA